The following are encoded together in the Lathyrus oleraceus cultivar Zhongwan6 chromosome 3, CAAS_Psat_ZW6_1.0, whole genome shotgun sequence genome:
- the LOC127132373 gene encoding PWWP domain-containing protein 1, which produces MSDASQFQSHHHNSSDARVSRNENSEDEPEEFRVRVSSDDKSTVDIESENEHRPRKRDTEKFPVSDSKSLLMEFDEYVASERNTGVTDLGYGFEVGDLVWGKVKSHPWWPGHIYNEAFASASVRRARREGHVLVAFFGDSSYGWFEPEELIPFEENFAEKSQQTYSRTFIKAVEEAVDEASRRRGLGLACKCRNPNNFQATRVKGYYSVDVLDYEPGGFYSDSQIRKARDSFIPIETLDFVRELALAPLEEEHGSIDFVQNRATVNAYRKAVFEQYDETYAQAFGVQRSRPSRPQNVPINQPARQPPKAPLTGPLVIAETLGGGKSTAKSVKFKDNPKKDRYLFKRRDDPSNSSQLTYREEIPDAAGRYVFQNRSPPVPVIPHSSENRADSGFVSHDGATSTTDAKEASRSQVKAENSDLAPQSISLDAKPHVEKGKMAYSEETTYSFEQDDTSSKNIVRSDVSGELTLQSTVDETSQSSHLESKIHVNVEHDKAAKLLEPCADLKQSEQGISTLADGGKDTHKVKRENNSPVEAKHRETIAVKKIKGHKRLADDMNSKTSVIEERKKKKKKNINIQPTSDHLEKHSTSVQSVHHSGNLSGKSLLTTLPPREGIQPEQMQVEFTARNSLPVDTLGDVNLEVPQLLGDLQALALNPFHGIERKIPVAVRQFFLRFRSLVYQKSLPSSPPTESEAPEVRATKSSSDVKTSDNSEDHIRASPLVKPVKNPRPDDPTKVGRKRGPSDRQEEIAAKRLKKIKDIKALAADKTAANQKTSEARREDKATSSQKILEARREDKTSSTQKISEARREDGKEPVSQAPSKLVKPDSAKKMKSPTTLVIKFPPQTSLPSVAELKARFARFGPMDQSGFRIFWKSSTCRVVFLYKADAQAAFKFSAANPSLFGSTGVRCFLREFGDSASEASEATKVRGDDGGNEIPRVRDPAAAQQQTSVSSQKPLVPQPTVQLKSCLKKSTGDESGQGTGNGSSKGNPRVKFLLVGEESSSSRGEPLMVGNKNNLSDAGAPVATDFISKNIQKLTTTTSTSSQPPLLPTPPQFIKTPQQNLRNSELAMASRNNPNFINTTSMSATVDISQQMISLLTRCSDVVTNLTGVLGYVPYHPL; this is translated from the exons ATGAGCGACGCTTCTCAATTCCAATCTCATCACCATAACTCTTCCGACGCTAGGGTTTCTCGAAATGAAAACTCCGAAGATGAACCCGAAGAGTTTAGGGTTAGGGTTTCTTCCGACGATAAATCAACCGTTGATATTGAATCTGAAAACGAGCATAGACCTCGTAAGCGTGATACGGAGAAATTTCCCGTTTCGGATAGCAAATCGTTGTTAATGGAATTCGACGAGTATGTAGCTTCAGAGAGAAACACCGGAGTAACGGATCTAGGGTATGGTTTTGAAGTTGGTGATTTGGTTTGGGGGAAAGTGAAATCTCATCCCTGGTGGCCAGGGCATATATACAATGAAGCATTTGCGTCTGCTTCGGTGCGTCGCGCGAGGAGAGAAGGTCATGTTTTGGTGGCTTTTTTCGGTGATAGTAGTTATGGTTGGTTTGAGCCGGAAGAGCTTATTCCGTTCGAAGAGAATTTCGCTGAGAAATCTCAGCAGACTTATTCTAGAACTTTTATCAAGGCAGTGGAGGAAGCAGTTGATGAAGCGAGTAGGAGACGTGGTCTTGGATTGGCCTGTAAGTGTAGAAACCCTAATAATTTTCAGGCGACGAGGGTTAAAGGTTATTATTCTGTTGATGTGTTGGATTATGAGCCTGGAGGGTTTTATTCTGATAGTCAGATTAGGAAGGCTAGAGATAGTTTTATTCCGATTGAGACTCTTGATTTTGTTAGAGAGTTGGCTCTTGCTCCCCTTGAGGAAGAGCATGGGAGTATTGATTTTGTTCAGAATAGGGCTACTGTTAATGCTTATCGGAAGGCTGTGTTTGAGCAGTATGATGAGACTTATGCCCAGGCTTTTGGAGTGCAGCGGTCTCGCCCTTCTCGGCCTCAGAATGTTCCCATCAATCAGCCTGCCAGGCAGCCTCCTAAAG CTCCTTTGACTGGCCCCTTGGTGATTGCAGAAACTTTGGGTGGTGGGAAAAGCACGGCCAAATCTGTAAAATTTAAGGATAATCCAAAAAAGGATAGGTACCTTTTTAAGCGAagagatgatccaagtaactCTTCCCAATTAACATACAGGGAGGAAATACCTGATGCAGCTGGGCGTTATGTGTTTCAGAATAGGTCTCCACCTGTGCCTGTGATACCTCACAGTTCAGAAAATCGTGCAGACTCGGGATTTGTTAGTCATGATGGTGCAACTTCAACTACAGATGCCAAAGAAGCTTCAAGGAGTCAGGTTAAAGCAGAAAACAGTGATCTTGCACCCCAATCCATTTCTTTAGATGCAAAACCTCATGTTGAAAAGGGGAAGATGGCCTACTCTGAAGAAACGACCTATAGCTTTGAACAGGATGATACTTCAAGTAAAAATATTGTTAGGTCTGATGTGTCTGGGGAGTTGACATTGCAAAGCACTGTTGATGAGACATCTCAATCATCCCATCTGGAGAGCAAAATTCATGTGAATGTTGAACATGACAAGGCTGCAAAACTGTTAGAACCATGTGCAGATTTGAAGCAATCAGAGCAAGGAATTTCGACTCTTGCTGATGGAGGAAAAGACACACATAAAGTTAAGAGGGAAAATAATTCACCTGTTGAAGCAAAGCATCGGGAAACTATTGCAGTAAAGAAGATAAAAGGTCATAAGCGACTTGCAGATGACATGAACTCAAAGACTTCTGTTATTgaagagagaaagaaaaaaaagaaaaagaatataAACATACAGCCGACGTCGGACCATTTGGAGAAGCATTCTACTTCTGTACAATCTGTACACCATTCAGGAAATTTATCTGGGAAATCTCTCTTAACCACTTTGCCTCCCCGGGAAGGTATTCAACCAGAACAAATGCAGGTAGAATTTACTGCCCGTAATTCGTTGCCCGTGGATACCTTAGGTGATGTAAATTTGGAAGTGCCGCAACTTTTAGGTGATTTGCAAGCACTTGCTCTGAATCCTTTCCATGGCATTGAAAGAAAGATTCCTGTAGCTGTTCGCCAGTTCTTCTTGCGGTTTAGATCCCTTGTTTACCAAAAAAGCTTACCGTCATCACCACCAACAGAAAGTGAAGCTCCGGAAGTTCGTGCTACCAAATCTTCTTCCGATGTCAAAACATCTGACAATTCTGAGGATCATATAAGAGCTTCTCCACTTGTAAAACCTGTAAAAAATCCCCGGCCTGATGATCCTACAAAAGTTGGGCGGAAAAGGGGTCCCTCTGATCGCCAAGAAGAAATTGCTGCAAAGAGGTTGAAGAAAATCAAGGATATAAAGGCTCTAGCTGCTGATAAGACAGCTGCCAATCAGAAAACTTCTGAAGCTCGGCGAGAAGATAAGGCAACTTCAAGTCAGAAGATTTTGGAAGCTCGGCGAGAAGATAAGACATCTTCCACTCAGAAAATCTCTGAAGCTCGGCGAGAAGATGGAAAAGAACCTGTATCCCAGGCTCCATCCAAGTTGGTGAAACCAGACTCAGCCAAAAAAATGAAGTCGCCCACCACACTGGTGATCAAGTTTCCTCCCCAAACATCCCTTCCATCTGTGGCAGAGCTGAAGGCAAGGTTTGCTCGCTTTGGACCAATGGATCAGTCTGGTTTCCGCATATTTTGGAAGTCATCAACTTGCCGTGTTGTTTTCTTATACAAGGCTGATGCACAGGCTGCGTTTAAATTTTCTGCAGCAAACCCATCCTTATTTGGCAGCACAGGTGTGAGGTGCTTCCTTAGGGAATTTGGTGATTCTGCATCCGAAGCATCTGAAGCTACCAAGGTTAGAGGAGATGATGGAGGCAATGAAATACCTCGCGTTAGGGATCCTGCCGCAGCTCAGCAGCAGACATCAGTTTCATCACAGAAACCTCTGGTTCCACAGCCAACAGTCCAGCTCAAATCCTGCTTGAAGAAATCTACTGGCGATGAGTCAGGTCAGGGTACTGGTAATGGAAGTAGTAAAGGAAATCCACGTGTAAAATTCTTGTTAGTTGGGGAAGAAAGTAGTAGTAGTAGGGGGGAGCCATTAATGGTGGGTAATAAAAACAATTTATCCGATGCTGGTGCACCTGTTGCAACGGATTTTATTAGTAAGAATATTCAAAAGCTCACTACTACTACTTCTACTAGTTCACAACCACCTCTGTTGCCCACTCCTCCTCAGTTTATAAAAACCCCACAACAAAATTTGCGTAATTCTGAATTGGCAATGGCATCCAGAAACAACCCAAATTTTATTAACACAACAAGTATGTCAGCCACTGTTGATATATCACAGCAAATGATAAGCCTTTTAACAAGATGCAGTGATGTTGTTACTAACCTGACGGGTGTATTAGGTTATGTTCCGTACCATCCACTTTGA